From a region of the Drosophila ananassae strain 14024-0371.13 chromosome XL, ASM1763931v2, whole genome shotgun sequence genome:
- the LOC6503071 gene encoding uncharacterized protein LOC6503071 isoform X6, with product MRILKQWNRRRSGSSIVVLDGDDLKPCLPDDYISGQHHLNLQQQQQQQLQQQQQQQLQQQLQQQHPQQLQQHYRTHSSDIRGEIDQEMLTMLSVNQDNGPHREMAVDCPDTFIARNKTPPRYPPPRPPQKYKKSTNTNTNTNTKNNATKITALTNNDHANKLLIVAYHSSHQHEQQQQQQQSSSQQQQQQLKHQHSCKTTNKIALDVATQNLYNQKQQNKLEQIENYENCLQSEQQQQQQLVASGGGGATQQVAQQQTPSHKLQSTLSNDPNGNTNSSSKTNSNNSSITEDYLDGLYHQHHNHHQHSPTSSNFDEVLSKHTLDSFGSIAYRHLNQQQTTSNGNSNTSNSNTSNSNSNTSNSNSNTDSNKLNPNTKTVTNSNSNSNSLNSSNSSMHTSNTSNSSSSGHSSNMVSSSSTSSSTVPDDLSLAPPGYEVSQKLEEQQQQHVAPVVLLPPIAKHRELPVDVPDSFIEMVKTPPRYPPPAHLSSRGSLLSNASGSTAHTTLSSLGVVSVAATTTTTPTTTGAAATSQVATAIGDELNGNAKPVPPPRDHLRVEKDGRLVNCSPAPQLPDRRAPGNASSGSGSGSGGLIAPQQIAQIVEPTMEQLDSIKKYQEQLRRRREEEERIAQQNEFLRNSLRGSRKLKALQDTTATPGKAVAQQQAHQQQQQSMPQAVGVENEAYLPDEDQQAPQEQIDGYGELIAALTRLQSQLSKSGLSTLAGRVSAAHNVLASASVAHVLAARTAVLQRRRPRVAGPLHHSALGLQKDIVELLTQSNTAAAIELGNLLTSHEMEGLLLAHDRIANHTDGTPSPTSTGTPTSAMTPTPGQQPPAATTTLSGHSSPVTSAKRNLGMVVAPPVVPPPLAQRGAMPLPRGESPPPPPPLPVSGNPLAMPMSACFGTLNDQNDNIRIIQIEKSTEPLGATVRNEGEAVVIGRIVRGGAAEKSGLLHEGDEILEVNGQELRGKTVNEVCALLGAMQGTLTFLIVPAGSPPPGGGLVGGPQSGLGTGPGAHRDTAVLHVRAHFDYDPEDDLYIPCRELGISFQKGDVLHVISREDPNWWQAYREGEEDQTLAGLIPSQSFQHQRETMKLAIAEEAGLARSRGKDGSGSKGATLLCARKGRKKKKKASSEAGYPLYATTAPDETDPEEILTYEEVALYYPRATHKRPIVLIGPPNIGRHELRQRLMADSERFSAAVPHTSRARREGEVPGVDYHFITRQAFEADILARRFVEHGEYEKAYYGTSLEAIRTVVASGKICVLNLHPQSLKLLRASDLKPYVVLVAPPSLDKLRQKKLRNGEPFKEEELKDIIATARDMEARWGHLFDMIIINNDTERAYHQLLAEINSLEREPQWVPAQWVHNNRDES from the exons CTCGAGCGACATCCGGGGAGAGATAGATCAGGAAATGCTGACCATGCTGTCCGTGAACCAAGATAACG GTCCTCACCGTGAAATGGCCGTTGATTGTCCGGACACGTTCATAGCCCGTAACAAGACACCGCCCAGATATCCGCCACCCCGTCCACCACAG AAATACAAGAAAAGCACCAAtaccaacaccaacaccaacaccaagaACAATGCAACAAAAATCACTGCTTTGACTAACAATGATCATGCTAACAAATTGTTAATTGTTGCATATCATTCTTCACATCAAcatgaacaacaacaacaacaacaacaatcatcatcacaacaacaacaacaacaattaaaaCACCAACATTCAtgcaaaacaacaaacaaaattgCACTCGATGTTGCAACACAAAATCTATAcaatcaaaaacaacaaaataaattggAACAAATCGAAAACTATGAAAATTGTCTACAATCggaacaacagcaacagcaacagctagttgctagtggtggtggtggtgcaacACAACAAGTGGCACAACAGCAAACACCAAGCCACAAGTTGCAATCAACACTAAGCAATGATCCCAATGGCAATACAAACTCCAGCAGCAaaaccaacagcaacaacagcagcattACGGAGGACTATCTGGATGGATTGTATCATCAGCATCATAACCATCATCAGCACTCACCCACATCGAGCAATTTCGATGAGGTCCTGAGCAAACACACCCTAGACTCCTTTGGCAGCATCGCCTATCGTCACCTGAACCAGCAACAGACGACGAGCaatggcaacagcaacaccagcaacagcaatactagcaacagcaacagcaacactagcaacagcaacagcaacactgACAGCAATAAACTTAATCCAAATACCAAAACAGtgaccaacagcaacagcaacagcaactcactgaacagcagcaacagctccATGCACACCAGCAACActagcaacagcagcagcagcggacacagcagcaacatggtcagtagcagcagcaccagTAGCTCCACAGTACCCGATGACCTGAGTCTGGCACCACCCGGCTATGAGGTTAGCCAAAAGCTCGaggaacagcaacaacagcatgTTGCACCGGTGGTGTTGCTGCCACCAATTGCCAAGCATCGCGAGTTGCCGGTCGATGTGCCGGATAGTTTCATTGAAATGGTAAAGACACCACCCAGATATCCGCCACCGGCTCATCTATCGTCCAGGGGATCCTTGCTATCGAATGCCAGTGGTTCCACCGCCCACACCACACTCTCCTCCCTGGGCGTGGTCAGtgtggcagcaacaacaacaacaacaccgaCAACAAccggagcagcagcaacatcacaaGTTGCAACTGCCATTGGCGATGAG TTAAATGGAAATGCAAAGCCCGTGCCACCCCCCCGCGATCACTTGCGGGTGGAGAAGGACGGGCGGCTCGTCAACTGCTCCCCCGCCCCCCAGCTGCCGGATCGGCGGGCGCCCGGCAACgccagcagcggcagcggcagtggcagcggcggTCTCATCGCCCCCCAGCAGATCGCCCAGATCGTGGAGCCCACCATGGAGCAGCTGGATAGCATCAAAAAGTACCAG GAGCAACTTCGAAGGCGACGCGAAGAGGAGGAGCGGATTGCCCAGCAGAATGAGTTCCTGCGGAACAGTCTGCGCGGCTCCAGGAAGCTCAAGGCTCTCCAGGACACCACTGCCACGCCCGGCAAGGCGGTGGCGCAGCAGCAGGCccaccaacaacagcaacagtccATGCCCCAGGCGGTGGGCGTGGAGAACGAGGCGTACCTGCCGGATGAGGATCAGCAGGCGCCCCAGGAGCAGATAGATG gctATGGAGAACTGATCGCCGCCCTGACACGCCTCCAGAGCCAGCTGAGCAAGAGCGGCCTGAGCACCCTGGCGGGCAGGGTGTCCGCCGCCCACAATGTCCTGGCCAGCGCCAGTGTGGCCCATGTCCTGGCCGCCAGGACGGCCGTGCTGCAGCGCCGCAGACCCCGCGTCGCAGGACCTCTGCACCACAGCGCCCTCGGCCTGCAGAAGGACATCGTGGAGCTGCTGACGCAATCGAATACGGCGGCTGCCATCGAGCTGGGCAACCTGCTGACCAGCCACGAGATGGAGGGACTCCTCCTGGCCCACGATCGCATCGCCAATCATACGGACGGCACACCCTCGCCCACATCCACGGGCACGCCCACCTCGGCGATGACGCCCACGCCGGGACAACAGCCGCCGGCGGCGACGACGACGCTGAGCGGTCACAGCAGTCCGGTAACCAGTGCGAAACGTAACTTGGGCATGGTGGTGGCGCCGCCAGTGGTGCCGCCGCCGTTGGCGCAACGCGGCGCCATGCCCCTGCCACGCGGGGAGTCgcctccgccgccgccaccgctaCCGGTGTCCGGCAATCCGCTGGCCATGCCGATGAGTGCTTGTTTCGGGACGCTGAACGACCAGAACGACAACATCCGGATCATCCAGATCGAGAAGTCGACGGAGCCGCTGGGCGCCACCGTGCGGAACGAGGGCGAGGCGGTGGTCATTGGCCGGATAGTGCGGGGCGGAGCGGCCGAGAAGTCCGGCCTCCTGCACGAGGGCGACGAGATCCTGGAGGTCAATGGTCAGGAGCTGCGCGGCAAGACGGTGAACGAGGTGTGCGCCCTGCTGGGTGCCATGCAGGGCACCCTCACCTTCCTCATCGTGCCGGCCGGTAGTCCACCGCCCGGCGGCGGCCTGGTCGGTGGCCCGCAGTCCGGACTTGGCACCGGACCGGGCGCCCATCGGGACACTGCCGTGCTGCATGTTCGCGCCCATTTCGATTACGATCCGGAGGATGATCTGTATATACCCTGCCGGGAGCTGGGCATCAGCTTCCAGAAGGGCGATGTCCTGCACGTGATCAGCCGGGAGGATCCGAACTGGTGGCAGGCGTATCGCGAGGGCGAGGAGGACCAGACGCTGGCCGGTCTCATTCCTAGTCAGTCGTTCCAGCACCAGCGGGAGACCATGAAGCTGGCCATTGCCGAGGAGGCGGGTCTGGCGAGGTCCCGCGGCAAGGACGGATCGGGCAGCAAAGGAGCCACCCTGCTCTGTGCCCGCAAGGGAcgcaaaaagaagaagaaggccAGCTCAGAAGCGGG ttatcCTTTGTACGCTACCACGGCACCGGATGAAACGGATCCGGAGGAGATACTCACCTACGAGGAGGTGGCCTTATACTATCCCCGTGCCACCCACAAGCGGCCCATCGTCCTCATCGGCCCGCCCAACATCGGCCGCCACGAGCTCCGCCAGCGGCTGATGGCCGACTCGGAGAGGTTCTCCGCCGCCGTGCCAC ACACATCCAGGGCTCGCAGAGAGGGCGAGGTGCCCGGCGTGGACTACCATTTCATCACCAGGCAGGCTTTCGAGGCGGACATCCTGGCGCGACGGTTCGTGGAGCACGGCGAGTACGAGAAGGCCTACTACG GCACCTCCTTGGAGGCCATACGCACTGTGGTGGCCAGCGGCAAGATCTGTGTCCTGAATCTGCATCCCCAGAGCCTCAAGCTGCTGCGTGCCTCCGACCTGAAGCCCTATGTCGTCCTGGTGGCGCCACCCAGCCTGGACAAGCTGCGTCAGAAGAAACTGCGCAACGGCGAACCTTTCAAG gAAGAAGAGCTCAAAGACATCATTGCCACGGCCAGGGACATGGAGGCCAGATGGGGCCATCTGTTCGACATGATAATCATCAACAATGACACGGAGCGCGCCTACCACCAACTGCTGGCGGAGATCAACTCGCTGGAGCGTGAGCCGCAGTGGGTGCCGGCACAGTGGGTGCACAACAACCGGGACGAGTCATAA
- the LOC6503071 gene encoding MAGUK p55 subfamily member 7 isoform X9 has translation MVVSTLHITLENNGSGSPGAPPTGVDHPTPVANLAPNSPQSTPAKCVTRHPLQYPQNEKENHQNNNNSDYCDMNGNGLGMGIGIGMGMGIMGVAVAGSPASSIASSTATPQRSASALRRGIQIQRSSTRLRQQQEQLRRRREEEERIAQQNEFLRNSLRGSRKLKALQDTTATPGKAVAQQQAHQQQQQSMPQAVGVENEAYLPDEDQQAPQEQIDGYGELIAALTRLQSQLSKSGLSTLAGRVSAAHNVLASASVAHVLAARTAVLQRRRPRVAGPLHHSALGLQKDIVELLTQSNTAAAIELGNLLTSHEMEGLLLAHDRIANHTDGTPSPTSTGTPTSAMTPTPGQQPPAATTTLSGHSSPVTSAKRNLGMVVAPPVVPPPLAQRGAMPLPRGESPPPPPPLPVSGNPLAMPMSACFGTLNDQNDNIRIIQIEKSTEPLGATVRNEGEAVVIGRIVRGGAAEKSGLLHEGDEILEVNGQELRGKTVNEVCALLGAMQGTLTFLIVPAGSPPPGGGLVGGPQSGLGTGPGAHRDTAVLHVRAHFDYDPEDDLYIPCRELGISFQKGDVLHVISREDPNWWQAYREGEEDQTLAGLIPSQSFQHQRETMKLAIAEEAGLARSRGKDGSGSKGATLLCARKGRKKKKKASSEAGYPLYATTAPDETDPEEILTYEEVALYYPRATHKRPIVLIGPPNIGRHELRQRLMADSERFSAAVPHTSRARREGEVPGVDYHFITRQAFEADILARRFVEHGEYEKAYYGTSLEAIRTVVASGKICVLNLHPQSLKLLRASDLKPYVVLVAPPSLDKLRQKKLRNGEPFKEEELKDIIATARDMEARWGHLFDMIIINNDTERAYHQLLAEINSLEREPQWVPAQWVHNNRDES, from the exons ATGGTGGTATCCACACTACACATAACACTGGAGAACAACGGATCGGGGAGCCCTGGTGCACCACCCACCGGGGTGGATCATCCGACTCCGGTTGCCAACCTCGCCCCGAACAGCCCACAGTCGACACCCGCTAAGTGCGTCACTCGCCATCCGCTACAGTATCCACAGAACGAAAAGGAGAACCATCAGAACAATAACAATAGCGACTATTGTGACATGAATGGCAATGGCTTGGGTATGGGTATCGGTATCggtatgggtatgggtatAATGGGCGTGGCTGTGGCGGGATCACCCGCCTCCTCTATCGCCTCTTCGACTGCCACGCCCCAACGCAGTGCCTCCGCCTTGCGACGCGGCATTCAGATCCAAAGATCCTCGACTCGGTTGCGACAACAACAG GAGCAACTTCGAAGGCGACGCGAAGAGGAGGAGCGGATTGCCCAGCAGAATGAGTTCCTGCGGAACAGTCTGCGCGGCTCCAGGAAGCTCAAGGCTCTCCAGGACACCACTGCCACGCCCGGCAAGGCGGTGGCGCAGCAGCAGGCccaccaacaacagcaacagtccATGCCCCAGGCGGTGGGCGTGGAGAACGAGGCGTACCTGCCGGATGAGGATCAGCAGGCGCCCCAGGAGCAGATAGATG gctATGGAGAACTGATCGCCGCCCTGACACGCCTCCAGAGCCAGCTGAGCAAGAGCGGCCTGAGCACCCTGGCGGGCAGGGTGTCCGCCGCCCACAATGTCCTGGCCAGCGCCAGTGTGGCCCATGTCCTGGCCGCCAGGACGGCCGTGCTGCAGCGCCGCAGACCCCGCGTCGCAGGACCTCTGCACCACAGCGCCCTCGGCCTGCAGAAGGACATCGTGGAGCTGCTGACGCAATCGAATACGGCGGCTGCCATCGAGCTGGGCAACCTGCTGACCAGCCACGAGATGGAGGGACTCCTCCTGGCCCACGATCGCATCGCCAATCATACGGACGGCACACCCTCGCCCACATCCACGGGCACGCCCACCTCGGCGATGACGCCCACGCCGGGACAACAGCCGCCGGCGGCGACGACGACGCTGAGCGGTCACAGCAGTCCGGTAACCAGTGCGAAACGTAACTTGGGCATGGTGGTGGCGCCGCCAGTGGTGCCGCCGCCGTTGGCGCAACGCGGCGCCATGCCCCTGCCACGCGGGGAGTCgcctccgccgccgccaccgctaCCGGTGTCCGGCAATCCGCTGGCCATGCCGATGAGTGCTTGTTTCGGGACGCTGAACGACCAGAACGACAACATCCGGATCATCCAGATCGAGAAGTCGACGGAGCCGCTGGGCGCCACCGTGCGGAACGAGGGCGAGGCGGTGGTCATTGGCCGGATAGTGCGGGGCGGAGCGGCCGAGAAGTCCGGCCTCCTGCACGAGGGCGACGAGATCCTGGAGGTCAATGGTCAGGAGCTGCGCGGCAAGACGGTGAACGAGGTGTGCGCCCTGCTGGGTGCCATGCAGGGCACCCTCACCTTCCTCATCGTGCCGGCCGGTAGTCCACCGCCCGGCGGCGGCCTGGTCGGTGGCCCGCAGTCCGGACTTGGCACCGGACCGGGCGCCCATCGGGACACTGCCGTGCTGCATGTTCGCGCCCATTTCGATTACGATCCGGAGGATGATCTGTATATACCCTGCCGGGAGCTGGGCATCAGCTTCCAGAAGGGCGATGTCCTGCACGTGATCAGCCGGGAGGATCCGAACTGGTGGCAGGCGTATCGCGAGGGCGAGGAGGACCAGACGCTGGCCGGTCTCATTCCTAGTCAGTCGTTCCAGCACCAGCGGGAGACCATGAAGCTGGCCATTGCCGAGGAGGCGGGTCTGGCGAGGTCCCGCGGCAAGGACGGATCGGGCAGCAAAGGAGCCACCCTGCTCTGTGCCCGCAAGGGAcgcaaaaagaagaagaaggccAGCTCAGAAGCGGG ttatcCTTTGTACGCTACCACGGCACCGGATGAAACGGATCCGGAGGAGATACTCACCTACGAGGAGGTGGCCTTATACTATCCCCGTGCCACCCACAAGCGGCCCATCGTCCTCATCGGCCCGCCCAACATCGGCCGCCACGAGCTCCGCCAGCGGCTGATGGCCGACTCGGAGAGGTTCTCCGCCGCCGTGCCAC ACACATCCAGGGCTCGCAGAGAGGGCGAGGTGCCCGGCGTGGACTACCATTTCATCACCAGGCAGGCTTTCGAGGCGGACATCCTGGCGCGACGGTTCGTGGAGCACGGCGAGTACGAGAAGGCCTACTACG GCACCTCCTTGGAGGCCATACGCACTGTGGTGGCCAGCGGCAAGATCTGTGTCCTGAATCTGCATCCCCAGAGCCTCAAGCTGCTGCGTGCCTCCGACCTGAAGCCCTATGTCGTCCTGGTGGCGCCACCCAGCCTGGACAAGCTGCGTCAGAAGAAACTGCGCAACGGCGAACCTTTCAAG gAAGAAGAGCTCAAAGACATCATTGCCACGGCCAGGGACATGGAGGCCAGATGGGGCCATCTGTTCGACATGATAATCATCAACAATGACACGGAGCGCGCCTACCACCAACTGCTGGCGGAGATCAACTCGCTGGAGCGTGAGCCGCAGTGGGTGCCGGCACAGTGGGTGCACAACAACCGGGACGAGTCATAA
- the LOC6503071 gene encoding MAGUK p55 subfamily member 7 isoform X8 codes for MRILKQWNRRRSGSSIVVLDGDDLKPCLPDDYISGQHHLNLQQQQQQQLQQQQQQQLQQQLQQQHPQQLQQHYRTHSSDIRGEIDQEMLTMLSVNQDNGPHREMAVDCPDTFIARNKTPPRYPPPRPPQLNGNAKPVPPPRDHLRVEKDGRLVNCSPAPQLPDRRAPGNASSGSGSGSGGLIAPQQIAQIVEPTMEQLDSIKKYQEQLRRRREEEERIAQQNEFLRNSLRGSRKLKALQDTTATPGKAVAQQQAHQQQQQSMPQAVGVENEAYLPDEDQQAPQEQIDGYGELIAALTRLQSQLSKSGLSTLAGRVSAAHNVLASASVAHVLAARTAVLQRRRPRVAGPLHHSALGLQKDIVELLTQSNTAAAIELGNLLTSHEMEGLLLAHDRIANHTDGTPSPTSTGTPTSAMTPTPGQQPPAATTTLSGHSSPVTSAKRNLGMVVAPPVVPPPLAQRGAMPLPRGESPPPPPPLPVSGNPLAMPMSACFGTLNDQNDNIRIIQIEKSTEPLGATVRNEGEAVVIGRIVRGGAAEKSGLLHEGDEILEVNGQELRGKTVNEVCALLGAMQGTLTFLIVPAGSPPPGGGLVGGPQSGLGTGPGAHRDTAVLHVRAHFDYDPEDDLYIPCRELGISFQKGDVLHVISREDPNWWQAYREGEEDQTLAGLIPSQSFQHQRETMKLAIAEEAGLARSRGKDGSGSKGATLLCARKGRKKKKKASSEAGYPLYATTAPDETDPEEILTYEEVALYYPRATHKRPIVLIGPPNIGRHELRQRLMADSERFSAAVPHTSRARREGEVPGVDYHFITRQAFEADILARRFVEHGEYEKAYYGTSLEAIRTVVASGKICVLNLHPQSLKLLRASDLKPYVVLVAPPSLDKLRQKKLRNGEPFKEEELKDIIATARDMEARWGHLFDMIIINNDTERAYHQLLAEINSLEREPQWVPAQWVHNNRDES; via the exons CTCGAGCGACATCCGGGGAGAGATAGATCAGGAAATGCTGACCATGCTGTCCGTGAACCAAGATAACG GTCCTCACCGTGAAATGGCCGTTGATTGTCCGGACACGTTCATAGCCCGTAACAAGACACCGCCCAGATATCCGCCACCCCGTCCACCACAG TTAAATGGAAATGCAAAGCCCGTGCCACCCCCCCGCGATCACTTGCGGGTGGAGAAGGACGGGCGGCTCGTCAACTGCTCCCCCGCCCCCCAGCTGCCGGATCGGCGGGCGCCCGGCAACgccagcagcggcagcggcagtggcagcggcggTCTCATCGCCCCCCAGCAGATCGCCCAGATCGTGGAGCCCACCATGGAGCAGCTGGATAGCATCAAAAAGTACCAG GAGCAACTTCGAAGGCGACGCGAAGAGGAGGAGCGGATTGCCCAGCAGAATGAGTTCCTGCGGAACAGTCTGCGCGGCTCCAGGAAGCTCAAGGCTCTCCAGGACACCACTGCCACGCCCGGCAAGGCGGTGGCGCAGCAGCAGGCccaccaacaacagcaacagtccATGCCCCAGGCGGTGGGCGTGGAGAACGAGGCGTACCTGCCGGATGAGGATCAGCAGGCGCCCCAGGAGCAGATAGATG gctATGGAGAACTGATCGCCGCCCTGACACGCCTCCAGAGCCAGCTGAGCAAGAGCGGCCTGAGCACCCTGGCGGGCAGGGTGTCCGCCGCCCACAATGTCCTGGCCAGCGCCAGTGTGGCCCATGTCCTGGCCGCCAGGACGGCCGTGCTGCAGCGCCGCAGACCCCGCGTCGCAGGACCTCTGCACCACAGCGCCCTCGGCCTGCAGAAGGACATCGTGGAGCTGCTGACGCAATCGAATACGGCGGCTGCCATCGAGCTGGGCAACCTGCTGACCAGCCACGAGATGGAGGGACTCCTCCTGGCCCACGATCGCATCGCCAATCATACGGACGGCACACCCTCGCCCACATCCACGGGCACGCCCACCTCGGCGATGACGCCCACGCCGGGACAACAGCCGCCGGCGGCGACGACGACGCTGAGCGGTCACAGCAGTCCGGTAACCAGTGCGAAACGTAACTTGGGCATGGTGGTGGCGCCGCCAGTGGTGCCGCCGCCGTTGGCGCAACGCGGCGCCATGCCCCTGCCACGCGGGGAGTCgcctccgccgccgccaccgctaCCGGTGTCCGGCAATCCGCTGGCCATGCCGATGAGTGCTTGTTTCGGGACGCTGAACGACCAGAACGACAACATCCGGATCATCCAGATCGAGAAGTCGACGGAGCCGCTGGGCGCCACCGTGCGGAACGAGGGCGAGGCGGTGGTCATTGGCCGGATAGTGCGGGGCGGAGCGGCCGAGAAGTCCGGCCTCCTGCACGAGGGCGACGAGATCCTGGAGGTCAATGGTCAGGAGCTGCGCGGCAAGACGGTGAACGAGGTGTGCGCCCTGCTGGGTGCCATGCAGGGCACCCTCACCTTCCTCATCGTGCCGGCCGGTAGTCCACCGCCCGGCGGCGGCCTGGTCGGTGGCCCGCAGTCCGGACTTGGCACCGGACCGGGCGCCCATCGGGACACTGCCGTGCTGCATGTTCGCGCCCATTTCGATTACGATCCGGAGGATGATCTGTATATACCCTGCCGGGAGCTGGGCATCAGCTTCCAGAAGGGCGATGTCCTGCACGTGATCAGCCGGGAGGATCCGAACTGGTGGCAGGCGTATCGCGAGGGCGAGGAGGACCAGACGCTGGCCGGTCTCATTCCTAGTCAGTCGTTCCAGCACCAGCGGGAGACCATGAAGCTGGCCATTGCCGAGGAGGCGGGTCTGGCGAGGTCCCGCGGCAAGGACGGATCGGGCAGCAAAGGAGCCACCCTGCTCTGTGCCCGCAAGGGAcgcaaaaagaagaagaaggccAGCTCAGAAGCGGG ttatcCTTTGTACGCTACCACGGCACCGGATGAAACGGATCCGGAGGAGATACTCACCTACGAGGAGGTGGCCTTATACTATCCCCGTGCCACCCACAAGCGGCCCATCGTCCTCATCGGCCCGCCCAACATCGGCCGCCACGAGCTCCGCCAGCGGCTGATGGCCGACTCGGAGAGGTTCTCCGCCGCCGTGCCAC ACACATCCAGGGCTCGCAGAGAGGGCGAGGTGCCCGGCGTGGACTACCATTTCATCACCAGGCAGGCTTTCGAGGCGGACATCCTGGCGCGACGGTTCGTGGAGCACGGCGAGTACGAGAAGGCCTACTACG GCACCTCCTTGGAGGCCATACGCACTGTGGTGGCCAGCGGCAAGATCTGTGTCCTGAATCTGCATCCCCAGAGCCTCAAGCTGCTGCGTGCCTCCGACCTGAAGCCCTATGTCGTCCTGGTGGCGCCACCCAGCCTGGACAAGCTGCGTCAGAAGAAACTGCGCAACGGCGAACCTTTCAAG gAAGAAGAGCTCAAAGACATCATTGCCACGGCCAGGGACATGGAGGCCAGATGGGGCCATCTGTTCGACATGATAATCATCAACAATGACACGGAGCGCGCCTACCACCAACTGCTGGCGGAGATCAACTCGCTGGAGCGTGAGCCGCAGTGGGTGCCGGCACAGTGGGTGCACAACAACCGGGACGAGTCATAA